The DNA segment CGGGAGTGCAGGGCCCGTTCACCCGGAGCGGGGATGCCACCCAACCCGAGGGTGTTGGGATGGGAGTAGGTACCGGTGCAGTCCAGGACCAGGCTCGCTTCGGCGGTCTCCTCTCCGTCGGGGGCGTCCAACAGGAGTCTGAAGGGGGCCGCCGCCCGGGTGTCGGTGCCGATCTGTTCGTGTTTGAGCAGGCCGGCGCGCGCGACGCCGGCCACGGGGGTGCGGTAGCGGATCCGCCCCTTGAGCGCCGGGAGTTGTGCGAGCGGAGAGAGCACCTCGTCGACGAGTCCGTCGCCCGTGGGGCACGCGTCGCCCGTGGGTGCGTGCGGGAGATGGGCACGCATCCGGCGCGAGACGTTCAGGTCCCATGGGGTGAAGAGACGTACGTGGCCCCAGTCGCGTACATGGGCGGCGGCGCTGTCCGCCGCCTCGTAGACCGTGAACGGCCATCCGGCGTCGGCGCAGGCGAGGGCGGCGTCGAGGCCGACGGGTCCGGCACCGAGGATCGCTACGTGCGGTTGGTGCTGCTGCATGGTGGTGGGCTCCCTCGGTGCACGCGTACGGGTCGGGTCAGACGGCGCAGTGGACGGGCCGGGGAAGGCTGCCGTCGTTCAGGCGGGCGGTGAAGAACCGTTCGGTGACCAGCTCCTTGCCCGCGGCGAGCGAAGTGCCCGCGGGGGCGAGATACAGGTCGGGGCTGGTGGCCAGGTCGGCACCGGCGGGGTGCCAGTGCAGGCCGTCGGCCGTGACGGTCAGTTCCGGGATGCTGGAGTCCTCGCCGATCTCCGTCCCGGTGTCCGAGAAGCCTCGGCGCAACAGCGGACGTACGGCGAAGTGGCTGGCGGGCAGGCCGAGTCCGGCCAGCAGTTCGGCGACCGCCGGGATCTCGTGCGTGTTGTCCGGGGTTTCGGTGAGGGCGATTCGCGGGGGCAGCCCGAGGTCGACGAGGTGGCGGATGCCGTCCAGGGTGCGCAGCCAGGAACCGGCGCCACGGTGTGCCTCGTGCGCGGCCGGCGTCGCGCCGTCGAGGGAGGTCTGGACGGTGAGTTTTCGGCCCGCCAGGGCGGGGAGTCCGGCGGCCCGCCGACCGCGCAGCAGCATCGCGTTGGTCATGACGACCGTGGGCAACCGCGTGGTGGCATGGTCGAGGAGGCCGACGATGTCGGGGTGGAGGAAGGGCTCGCCGCCGGTGACGTACAACTCGGTGAACCCTGCATTTACGGCCTCGTCGACGAGTGCGTGGAAGTCGGTCGCGGGCAGTGTGCGGGGGGCCGCCTTAGGGGACGAGGCGACCGCGCAGTAGTCACAGGCCAGGTTGCAGTGGAAGTTGGTGTAGACCCAGAGTCGTGACGGGAAGTACGCCGTTCCGAAGAGGGGGACGACGGGGCGGTCGCCTTCCACGGCGCCGGCGGACGCGGCCTCGCCCCAGCCGTCGTCAGCGGGTCGGAAACCGCTCGGCAGGGTGGAGCGGTACAGATGGAAGCGGCCGCGCGAACGTTCGCGCGGCGGGAGGATTTCCAGGCAGGTCGTCCACCAGCCGGTCTCGATGGTCTCGGTGAAGATCTCGGGCAGTCCGGCGGCGCGCATCGAGGCGGCCTGCGCCCGCCAGTCGTAGGAGAGCGGGACCAGCTCGGCGGTCGGGCGCCCGCCGTCCAGGTCGAGGATCGCGTACCAGACCTCACGGCGGCCGTCGTTGGCCGGCTTGCCGAGCACGCCGACGTTCACCACCAGGGTGTCGGCGACCCGACGCTGCCAGGGCAGGCCGCTGTGGGTGCACAGCACCACGTCGGCGCCCGAGGCCTCGGCGCGCAGGCGGTGCTGTTCGTCGGGGAGCGACTCCCACCAGAAGTCGTTCAGCGCCAGCGTCGAGCCGTGAACCATGTGCACGTCGACGCCGTCGATGGTCTCCCGGCTCTCGGTGGGCAGGGTGCCCATCCATGCGGCGAAGTCACGGCGGGTGGTGGCGAGCGTGTGGTCGTAGACGAGTTGGGCGTACTCGTTGTCCTTGGCGTCGCGATAGCCGCAGCCGCAGTCGGTGTCCCCGCGCGCGATCGCCACGTCGTAGTTCCCGGCGACGCACTCGACGTCGTTGTCGGCGAGGATCGGCCACAGCGCGTTCACTTCGGCGCCGAAGCCGCCCAGGTCACCCAGGCAGAACAGTCGCTCGCAGCCGCGGGCGCGGGCGTCGTCGACGAACGCCTGGAGGGCGTACGGGTTTCCGTAGGGGCCGCCGCTGACTGCGATGCGCATGGGACTGGTCTCCAGGAAGTCGGGGGAAGGGCGGAGAGGGCAGGGGGTGGTTCAGGGACGGGGGGTGCGCGCCGCTGCCGCGCGTCTGCGCCCGAACAGGCTGGGGCCCGCTGCGTAGCGGGTGCGGATGGCCTCCGGATCGACGCCGGCGAAGTACAGCAGTTTCAGGTACTGCATGAAGGCGATCATGCGCCAGGTGCCGTGTGCGACCAGACGGCGTGAGGAGGCCGTCGAGGTCGCGGGCAGCAGGCGCAGCCGGCCTCGGCGGTGCAGGCGCCTCGACATCTCCAGGTCCTCCATGATGGCCAGGTCGGGGAAGCCGCCGAGGGCGTCGAAGTCGGTACGTCGGACGAACATGGCCTGGTCACCGAAGATGTGGTGAAGGCACCGCGCGCGGGCGTTCGACGTCCGCGCAAGGTAGTTCAGGCCGGGGGTTCTGCGGTCGAAGCGGAGGGTGAGCCCGCCGGCGACGACGGCCGGGTCTGCGAGAGCGGCCTGGATCTGGTGCAGGGCGTCGGGGTCGACACTGGTGTCGGCGTGGACGAACCAGAGGATGTCGCCGCAGGCGTGCCGGGCGCCCTCGTTCATCTGCCTGGCCCGGCCGCGCTCGCTGGTCACCACCGTGGCGTGGAGGGAGGCGAGTTCGACGGTGGCGTCGGTGGAGCCGCCGTCGACGACGATCAGTTCGCAGCCGCGGAAGTCCCGGCACAGGCGGCTCACCGCACTGTGGACGGTGGCTTCCTCGTTCAGGACCGGGACGATGATCGAGACTCGGGGCGGGGTCAGGGGCATGACGTCTCCTCGGGCCGGAGCAGAGCGGCGATACCTGGCGGCAGCATCGGATCCCTCAGGAGCGCCGCCGCGTCCGCGGGGGTGTCCAGGTCCCGGAGCGGACGAAGCGTCCCCGTGCTCAGCCCGCCGTCACGGGCGAGGGCGCGGGTGGCGGTCAGGACCCGGTCCGTGCTCCAGACCTCCGGGTCGAGGGCGAAGAGGGAGGTGTGGGGGGCGCGCAGGCCGATCAGGTAGTAGCCGCCGTCCAGCGCGGGGCCCAGTGCCACGTCATGGTTCTGCAGGGCGGTGAAGGCGGCAGTCAGATGGCCGCCGGTGAGGGTCGGTGCGTCGGTGCCGACGACCAGCAGGGGTCCCGCGCCGTCGGCGAAGGCGTCGGCCACGGCCGCGGCCAGGCGCTCTCCGAGGTCGGTACCGCGCTGGAGCAGCAGGCGGACGCCGGCGGACACCGTCGTGCGGATGGCGTCCTCGCCCTCGTGCGGGGAGAGGGCGAGGTAGGTCCTGGGGGTGTGGGAGGTGGCCAGTTCCGCGGTGTGGCGGATGAGTTCGGCCTGGAGATCCGCGCAGCGCGGAGGGCTCAGCAGCGGGTGCAGCCGGGTCTTGACCAGTCCGGGACGGGGCGCCTTGGCCATGATCAGGACGGCGGGAGTGCCCTGGGTGGCGAGGGTGCTCATGCGTCGAACCGGTGGACGAAGCCGGTACCGGCCGTGCTGTCCAGTGCGGGGAGCGCGTGTGCCGCCAGCGTCGCGAAGACGTCCTTACTCAGGGCCATGCGGTCCAGGAGAGCCTGCACCGGTTCCGGTTCGGTGGCGACTCCGTTGGCGTGGTCGGTGACGAAACCGACCAGTGCCATGGGCAGTTCGGCCTCACCGGCCAGAACGACCTCCGGGCCCGCGGTCTGGCTGATGGCGGACACCCCGGCCGCGGTCAGGGCGGCCACCTCGGGGCGGGAGTTGAACCGGGGGCCGTCGACGTGCCCGTACACGCCCCGCGACACGACGGGCACTCCGGTCGCCCCGGCCGCGGAGATCAACGCCTGGCGCAGTGGTGCGCTGAAGGGACGGTCGAAGATCCAGTGCCCGCGACCGGCCGCGCCGGGTGTGTCGTACCAGGTGCACGGGGTGCCGTCGGGCAGCCGGTTGGCGGGGAAGTACAGATCGTCGAAGACCACCAGGGAGCCCGGCGGGACGGTCGGGTCGAGGGATCCGCAGACGGTGAAGGACACGAGGGCCTCCGCCTCGCGGGCCAGCAGAGCGGAGAGGTTCGCCTTGTGGTCGACCTGGCTGGAGAGCCGGTGGTGGCCGGCGCCGTGCCGGGAGAGCTGCACGATCTCCGCGTCCCCGAGGCGTCCCTCGGTGACGGTGACCTCGCCGTGGTCCGTGGTGACGGTCAGCTCCGTCGCACCCTGCAGGTGGGGCCAGTCGTAGCTGCCGGAGCCGGTGATCACGCCTATGCGCATGGTCTACTTCTTCTCCTTCGGTGACGTTCCGGACGAGCGATCGACGGTGGTGCGGACTCCGACGATCGGCAGCAGGGTACGCAGTGCCGCGTTCTCGGCCGGATCGAGTACGGCGTGCTGCACACAGGCGGGGACGAGAGCACCGTCCTCGGGGTGGGCCATGGCGTAGTGGCAGGCGGCCAGCCGCTCCTGGGTCTCGCGCAGCCCGGGGTCCTCCGCCTGCTCGCCGCGCTGCATCATCTCCCAGGCCGGGGCGACGACATCGGCGTCCATGAACTGGTGCATCACGAAAGTGACCGGGCGCGCCCGCATCCGGTGCCGGACCAGCCGCAACAGTCCGACGCGGCGGGCGGTGCGGGCCAGCCAGCGAAGCCCCGTCACCACGGTGGACGGGTGGCGGGCCACCACCCGCAGGAGCCTGGCCGTGAGGAGGGCGGGCGGGGTGCCCGTGAAGGTCACCCTCCCGAAGTACCGGAAGAACGCGTCGCGCACGGCGAGGTCGCGCGGGTCGTCGCCGTCGAGGAACGGATACCAGCGGCGGCCGGTGTAGAAGCCGTAGGCGGTGCGGTTGCAACGCACGTCGCCGTTCTCGAAGACCCGGTGGTCCAACCGGGTTCCGGCGCCACGCTCGATTTCCGCCCACACCGCGTCCGGGGTCGCCTCGCGGAACTCCTCCTTCCAGCGGCGCTCGTCGCCGAGGAAGGCGGCGGGCTGGAAGGAGAACATGCCGTAGTCCATGGCCCGGCAGTCGCGGATCACGCTCGCGACCTCGTCGAGGTTGCCCGGGGTGACGGTCATGTTGTGGGCGAGGAAGAACCGCACCCCGTGCTCACGCCGCAACCGGACGAACATCGCGGCGAACCGTGCCCGGTACGGGTGGAGCGCCTGCTCGTTCGGCGGGCTTTCGATGCCGCGTCTGCCGTACATGAACTTGTCGAAGTGCGCGGCGAAGGACAGCCGGCCGAAGCGCCGTGTGCCGTCCGGGCCGAGGGCGAGCCGGGTCAGGTAGCCGTAGTCGAAGTCGCCGTGGGTGAAGCTCATCGGTTCCCGGCCGTGCTCCCGCATGACTGCGAGCGCGGCGGCGTGGTCGTCTGGGGCGAGCAGGCTCACCTCTCCACCGATGAGCTGGGCGTGCGCGCGCGGGCCCCGTAGCTCACGCAGCAGGCGCATCTGGGCCGTGACCTGTTCGTGGGTGTGGGGGCCGTCGACGCGGACCTGGTTGGCGTCCCGTGAGTGGTAGCAGGGCGTGCACTTGAGGTTGCACTTGGGGAAGACGCCGTGGGTACCCTCGCAGCCGACGCCGTGCCGGCCGAGGATCTGGCCGGGAGTCCGGGCCACGGCGGGGAGCTCCGCCCAGCGGCGTTCCATGGCCGCGGCGAATTCGGCGTCGTAAGGGCGGGTGGCGCGCTCGAGGGCGCGCAGTTTCGCGGTGATCCGCATCAGTGGTTCTCCAACAGGGTTCGTTCCGTACGCGCTGTTGCGGGTGACGAGGCGGCCCTGGTCCGGCGCAGGCGGCGCCACAACAACCAGGCGTACAGCAGCATCAGAGCGTCCTCGACCAGTACGTACCAGCGCAGTGGCTGAGCCAGGTAGGTTCCGAAGCAGCCGCAGTTGTCCAGGACGAGTCCGCGGGCGAACGCCTGGGAGGCCAGGACAGCCCACACCACTGCCACGCCCGTGTACGACCAGACGGGTGCGGCGGCGCGGGAACGGGGCCGGGCGAGGAACCAGAAGGCCGTCACGGCCTCGGCGCCGATCAACGCCACCGTCAGGGCGGTCGAAACCGCGCCGGACGGCAGGCCGTAGGCGGTCATGACGGCGGGCATCGCGTTGAACGAGGCGAGCTGGCCCAGCGCCATCGCCGCGAGGACGGCGCCCAGGACGAGACGGAGGATCATCGGAGCACCGCCCTGCGGAGTTTGAGCAGCGCGCCTATGGGGCCGCTGCCCCGGGCCAGGCGGGCGTGGACGTCGGCCAGCGCGGTGTGCCAGGGACCGTCGGCGTACGTGGGGTACGGGTGCACGGTGCGGGCGTAGTCGGAGGGGGTCCAGCCCAGGCGTACCGCCGCCGCCGGATGGGCGATGGTCTCCCCCGCCCTCGGCGACACGACCGTCGCTCCGACGATCTTCCCGCGCGGGCCCAGCACCAGGGTGGTGAAGCCCTCCGTGCGGCCGTCGGCGACCGCCCGGTCGACCCGGTCGTTGTCCAGCGTGTGGACGCGTGCGGTGTCGCCGTACTTCTCGCGCGCCTCGTCGGTGGTGAGGCCGACGCGGGCGATCTCGGGGTCGGTGTACGTCACCCAGGGCACCGCGCGGTAGTCGATGGGACGGCGCACACCCAGGAGGGCGTCGGCGGCGGCAGCTCCGCCCTGCGTGCCGCCCAGGTGAGTGAAGGCCGAATGGCCGGTGACGTCGCCGGCGGCGTAGATCCGGTGGTTGGCGGTGCGCAGCCGGCCGTCGGTCCGGACGTGACCGGTCTCGGTCAGCTCCACACCGGCAGCCTCCAGGCCGAGCCCGTCGGTGTCGGCGCGGCGGCCCGTGACGGCCAGCAGTGTGTCGTACGGGAGAGGGCCGCCGGGCCCGTGGACGGCTCCGGCGTCGACCTTCTCGGCGCGGTAACCGGTCAGCACGGTGGCTCCCTCGGCCTCCAGCCGTTCCCGCAGTACCTGCGAGGCCCGCGGTTCCTCCCGGGGCACCAGGCGGTCCATCGCCTCCACAAGGGTGACCTGCGAGCCGAGCCGGGCGAACGCCTGGCCCAGCTCGCAGCCGATGGGTCCACCGCCCAGCACGACGAGACGCCGCGGGAGTGCGGTCAGCTCCCAGACGGTGTCGCTGGTCAGCGGCCCGGCCTCGGCCAGGCCCGGGACGGGCACCAGGGCCGGCGTGGAGCCGGTCGCGATCAGGGCGTACCGGAAGAAGACCTTCCGCCCGCCCGCGGTCAGGGTTCTCCGGTCGGTGAAGGAGGCCGCGCCTCGTGTCACCTCCACGCCGAACGGAGCCAGTGCCCCGGCCGAGTCGTGCGGCTCGACCGCGCCGATCGCCCGCTTCACCTCGCCCATGGCCGCCGCGAGGTCGGCCGGGCCGGACACCGTCGGGAGACCGTAGGCAGCGGCGCGGCGGGCCGCTTGCACGTCGGCGGCCACATGCAGCAGCGCCTTGCTCGGTACGCACCCCGTCCACAGACAGTCCCCACCCAGCCGGTCCCGCTCGACGAGCAACACACGGGCGCCGAGGCGCCCGGCGGTGCGGGCCGCGGTCAGGCCGGCACTGCCGCCGCCGATGACCACCAGGTCGTACGTACTCATCGAGTGGGCTCTCTCCGGTCGGTGCGCGGCAGGGGACGCGAGGGGAACCCGGTGACGCCTCCACGGCCTTCCCTTCTCGGTCACACGATTCCTGCCCGGTGGGCCGGCCGGAATCATCCAGCCCGAACCGGCGTGTCCGAAGCGGAATGTGGAGCCCTCCCGGCAGGGTTCCCGGCGGCAGGCACAGGGCGCGAGGGGTTCGCGGGCCGCGACAGAGACGAGGACCGGATGAACGAACAGGAATGGCGACGTTTCATCGCCGCCTACCACCACGCGCATCCCGGCATCACCGAACAGCTCTTCACCCTGGCCGACACCTCCCCGTACGCCTGGCTGGCCGAACCACTCCACGGCATCGAGGGCACGGTCCTCGACCTGGCCTGCGGTTCGGCACCCACCCGAGCGGAGCTTCCGTACGCCGAGTGGGTCGGGATCGACCTCTCGGCGGCGGAGCTGGCCGAAGCGGCGCGGCTTGGCCGAGGGCCGCTGGTGCGGGCCGGAGCGGACTCGCTCCCGACGGCCTCCACGAGCGTCGCGGGCGTGTGCGCGGCCATGTGCCTACCGGTCCTCACCCCCTTGCCGCAGGTGCTCGAGGAGGTTCGGCGCGTGCTGCGCCCGGGCGGGACACTCGCGGCGCTGGTGCCCTCCCAGACAGGGCTGACCACGTCCGGCATGCTCGGATGGCTCCGGGTGATGACCGCCCTGCGCGCCGTACGTCAGCCCTGGCCCAGCCCGCAGGCACGGGACGGGCTGGCCGCCCTGCTACGCGATGCGGGGTTCCACGTCCGCTCCGACGAGCGACACGTCTTCACCCTCGCCATCGACTCGGCCGACGCCGCGGCCCTGCTGCCCGACGCCCTGTACCTGCCCGGACTGACGCCTCGGCGCGCCGAGGCCGCAAAGCGCTCCCTGGCACGGTGGGCGGCCCCGGGGCGACGCCTTGAGCTGCCGCTGCGCCGCGTGGTGGCCTGCCTCCCCACCGGACAACCATCAGAGGAGCCCATATGAGCCGCCCGGCAGCCCCCTCACCCGCGACCGGGCCCCCGCCCTCCGATGGGGCGGCCCCGGACAGGCCGGCACCGCGGTCGGCGCGCGCGGCGTGGACACGGCTGGCACTTCTGGTGGTCCTGCTGGCGGCGCTCGGCTCCTTGGGTGTGTGGGGAGGAGCGGACCTGTTGCGGGAGGTGCGCCAAGGTGTCGATTCACTCGGCCCGTGGGGGCCGGTGGTGTTTGCCGTCTGCTACGCCCTGGCGGTGACGGCGTTGCTGCCCGGTTCGGTGCTCACCGCGTCTGCCGGGGTGCTGTTCGGGCTGCCGCTGGGGGTCGGTGCGGTACTCGTGGGAGCGACGGCGGGTGCGGCCTTGTCGTTCGGCATCGCCCGTCGGCTGGGGCGTCCGGTGGTGGCCCGGTACGCCGGCTCGGGACGGCTGGCCCGGCTGGACGCCCACCTGACACACCGCGGATTCGCAGCCGTCCTGCTCCTGCGGCTGGTGCCGCTGTTCCCCTTCTCGGTGATCAACTACGGAGCGGGAGTGGCCGGGGTCCGCTTCTCCTCCTACCTGACCGCCACAGCCCTGGGCATCGTCCCCGGCACCGTCGTCTACGCCGGGCTCGGCGGCTCGCTGCGCGATCCCATCTCTCCCGGGCTGTGGATCGCGTCGGGCGGCCTGCTGCTCCTCAGCGCGGGCGGCTGGTGGGCGGCCCGGTTCGTCCGCTCCCACGGCGGGGAGGTCACCGCGGCTGCCGACGGCCGGTGACGCCCGGGCGGACGCAGTCTGGTTCAGGCACAGCGGAGTCGGAATGGCGGGCCATGCCCAGCGGGTTTCCGTCCCGGCGGCGAAGTCCGCCGGGACTCACGGCAGCACGCGGCAGAGGAGAGACATGGCGACGATCGGCGTACGGCCGGAGCGACAGGAACCGGACTCGACCGTGGCGGAATCGGTCAAGGACTACTACGGCAGGGTCCTCGCGTCCTCCGCGGATCTGAAGACCTCGGCCTGCTGCACGGACGCGGTACCGGCGCCGCACATCGCCGCGGCTCTCGGCGCAGTACACGACGAGGTCATGGAGCGCTTCTACGGCTGCGGCTCGCCCATCCCACCCGCGCTTGAGGGGGCCACCGTGCTCGACCTGGGCTGCGGCAGCGGACGCGACGTCTACGTGCTGTCCCAACTGGTGGGTCCCACAGGCAGGGTGATCGGCATCGACATGACCGAGGAACAACTCGCCGTCGCCCGGCGCCACCAGGACTGGCACGCCAAACGGTTCGGCCACGCCAACACCGACTTCCGCCACGCCTGCATCGAGGACCTGGCCGCGGCCGGTATCCCGGACGTATCCGTGGACCTCGTGGTCTCCAACTGCGTGGTGAACCTCTCGCCGGACAAACCGCGCGTCCTCGCCGAGATCTTCCGGGTCCTGCGGCCCGGCGGCGAGCTGTACTTCTCCGACATCTTCGCCGACCGGCGCCTGCCCGCCGCTCTCCTGGACGATCCCGTCCTCGTCGGCGAGTGCCTCGCCGGCGCCCTGTACACCGAGGACTTCCGCCGCGTCCTTGAAGGCACCGGATGCCCTGACGCCCGCACCGTCGCCGATTCCCCGGTGACGATCAGCGACCCGGGCATCCGGCAGAGGATCGGCTTCGCGACCTTCACGTCCCGCACCGTCCGCGCCTTCAAACTCCCGCTGGAGGACCGCTGCGAGGACTACGGCCAGGTCGCCGTCTACCACGGCACCGTCGCCGAGTACCCGCACGCCTTCGACCTGGACGACCACCACCGCTTCCACACCGGTAAACCGAAGCTCGTCTGCGGCAACACCGCCGACATGCTGAGCGCCACCCGCTACGCGCCGCACTTCTCCGTCACCGGCGACAAGAACCGGCACTTCGGCCTCTTCCCCTGCGGCCCTGGGGACAGCGGCCCGGACGCGCAGGCGTCGCCGGGCTGCTGCTGACCGAAGCCGCCCCGCGTGCGGGATCGCCGCCGTGGGCTGTCCCGCCCTGAGCGCTGCGAGGACTGCGGCCAAGTCGCCTTCCTCTCCCACGTCGGCCACGAGTTCGACTCGGCGGGCACCGGACCACTCTCGGTATCAGCCGGCGGTTCAGCCCCCTGCGCTGCCGCGCCGGTCAGACCCCGCCGACGCGGTGAGCCGGTGGGCGAAGCGTCGTACCCGGGCGGACGCGAGGGGGACGGGCGCGCGCTGCGGGGTGCGTCGGAGAGACGCTTTGATCAGCTGGAGCAGTTCCAGGCTGCCGCTGCACGCCCAGCACGCGCCGACGTGCGCGGCAACCCGTGCCCGGCGCACACCCCTCAGCTGCCCGTCTGCGTACGCCTCCACATCACCGCGCAGGCATACGTGCCGCAGCTTCTCCCGGCACTCCGCCCACACCTGTACCGGCCTGGGGACGTGCTGCTTCCTCATGGACGGGAAACCCGGTTCGAGCCGCGGCGCATTCCCCTCGCACACGCCTCCGGGCCTTCGGTCGCCCAGCAGGCGCTGACGCAAGCGCGCCGACGTGCAGATGAGGGTGGATGAGGGTGGATGGAATGGGCCGAACAGGCCAGCGGGTTCCCCACGTGTGGAAGACCGAGTGACACCGCCGCCTGCCCCGGCGGACCCGCGGGGTGCGGCGTTCGCCGCCTACGTGCTGCCGGAGGTGGAGGTGCTGCTGCGGGTGGCGATGACGCTGACCACGCAGCGCGCGGACGCCGAGGATCTGGTGCAGGACACGCTGCTGCGGGCCTACCGGGCCATCGACGGGTTCGACGGCCGGCACCCTCGGGCCTGGCTGCTGACGATCATGCGGCGGGCCGAGATCAACCGGCACCGCCGGCGCCGCCCGCACCTCCTGGACGACCCGGACACCGACCTTGACCGCCTCAGCACCACAGGGTCCCAGGGCTCGGCGGAGGAACTGGTGGTCGGCGAGGCGTTCGACGAGGTGGTGGACGCGGCGCTGTCCGCGCTGCCCGACAAGCACCGGCAGGTGGTGCAGCTGGTGGATATCGACGGCCTCACTTACGCCGAGGCCGCACACCTGCTGGATGTGCCCGAAGGAACCGTGATGAGCCGGCTGCACCGCGCCCGCAGACGGATACGTGTGCGGCTGTCCGCGGCGGGACTGGCACCGAAGCGAGGTGTGACGTGAACAAGCGCCCATGGTGGGCTCGCCGCTCGGGCGAGCGCAGGATGAACTGCATGCAGGTGGCCCGGGTGCTCCAGAAGTATCTCGACGGTGAGACCGACGAGATCACCGCCCGCAGGGTCGCGGTCCATCTGGAGGACTGCCGGCGCTGCGGTCTGGAAGCATCGGTCTACCAGGAGATCCGCGGTGCGCTGGCCCGCCGCGCGGAGCCCGATGCGGACGCGCTGGCACGGCTCACCGCGTTCGGCCGGTCTCTCGTGCACGACGGGCAGGTCCAGGCCGGGGACGCACCGGACAGCGCCTCGCCGCCGGCCGGTGCGTGAGCGGGACCGATCCGACGGGGCGTCTGCCCTGATCGAACGGCTGCCTCGACCGTGCCTGCGCCCAGCACGCCGGTACCCGGACCGGCCGAGCCCGCGGTCCCGCGCGCCCCTGCTGCCGGTCGGCGAGGTCCATGGCTCGGTCGGCGGCTCATTTGTCACCCGGGCCGGGGGGGGAGGCGGTCCTTCCGCGCCTGTCTCGGCACCGCTCCGGGTATCGGCGTGCCACTCCTCTTCGAGGATGCTGAACACCAGGCTGTCCCGCCAGCCGTCCCGGATCCACGCCGTGTGCCGGTGGTGCCCCTCGTACGTCATGCCGAGCTTCTCCAACACGCGGGAAGATCCCCGGTTGCGGGGGTCGCACGTGGCGCGGATCCGGTGGAGTCCCCACCGGTCGAAGCCCAGCGAGAGCAACGAGCGCCCGATCTCCGTGCCGATGCCCCGCCCCCACACCCTCGGATGCACGACGTAGGAGATCTCGCCCTGGCGCTGTGTGTGACCGCGGAGGTGCAGCTCACCCATACCGACAACGGCGT comes from the Streptomyces sp. KMM 9044 genome and includes:
- a CDS encoding radical SAM protein — protein: MRIAVSGGPYGNPYALQAFVDDARARGCERLFCLGDLGGFGAEVNALWPILADNDVECVAGNYDVAIARGDTDCGCGYRDAKDNEYAQLVYDHTLATTRRDFAAWMGTLPTESRETIDGVDVHMVHGSTLALNDFWWESLPDEQHRLRAEASGADVVLCTHSGLPWQRRVADTLVVNVGVLGKPANDGRREVWYAILDLDGGRPTAELVPLSYDWRAQAASMRAAGLPEIFTETIETGWWTTCLEILPPRERSRGRFHLYRSTLPSGFRPADDGWGEAASAGAVEGDRPVVPLFGTAYFPSRLWVYTNFHCNLACDYCAVASSPKAAPRTLPATDFHALVDEAVNAGFTELYVTGGEPFLHPDIVGLLDHATTRLPTVVMTNAMLLRGRRAAGLPALAGRKLTVQTSLDGATPAAHEAHRGAGSWLRTLDGIRHLVDLGLPPRIALTETPDNTHEIPAVAELLAGLGLPASHFAVRPLLRRGFSDTGTEIGEDSSIPELTVTADGLHWHPAGADLATSPDLYLAPAGTSLAAGKELVTERFFTARLNDGSLPRPVHCAV
- a CDS encoding TIGR04283 family arsenosugar biosynthesis glycosyltransferase, producing MPLTPPRVSIIVPVLNEEATVHSAVSRLCRDFRGCELIVVDGGSTDATVELASLHATVVTSERGRARQMNEGARHACGDILWFVHADTSVDPDALHQIQAALADPAVVAGGLTLRFDRRTPGLNYLARTSNARARCLHHIFGDQAMFVRRTDFDALGGFPDLAIMEDLEMSRRLHRRGRLRLLPATSTASSRRLVAHGTWRMIAFMQYLKLLYFAGVDPEAIRTRYAAGPSLFGRRRAAAARTPRP
- a CDS encoding TIGR04282 family arsenosugar biosynthesis glycosyltransferase, producing the protein MSTLATQGTPAVLIMAKAPRPGLVKTRLHPLLSPPRCADLQAELIRHTAELATSHTPRTYLALSPHEGEDAIRTTVSAGVRLLLQRGTDLGERLAAAVADAFADGAGPLLVVGTDAPTLTGGHLTAAFTALQNHDVALGPALDGGYYLIGLRAPHTSLFALDPEVWSTDRVLTATRALARDGGLSTGTLRPLRDLDTPADAAALLRDPMLPPGIAALLRPEETSCP
- a CDS encoding MTAP family purine nucleoside phosphorylase → MRIGVITGSGSYDWPHLQGATELTVTTDHGEVTVTEGRLGDAEIVQLSRHGAGHHRLSSQVDHKANLSALLAREAEALVSFTVCGSLDPTVPPGSLVVFDDLYFPANRLPDGTPCTWYDTPGAAGRGHWIFDRPFSAPLRQALISAAGATGVPVVSRGVYGHVDGPRFNSRPEVAALTAAGVSAISQTAGPEVVLAGEAELPMALVGFVTDHANGVATEPEPVQALLDRMALSKDVFATLAAHALPALDSTAGTGFVHRFDA
- a CDS encoding radical SAM domain-containing protein, whose translation is MRITAKLRALERATRPYDAEFAAAMERRWAELPAVARTPGQILGRHGVGCEGTHGVFPKCNLKCTPCYHSRDANQVRVDGPHTHEQVTAQMRLLRELRGPRAHAQLIGGEVSLLAPDDHAAALAVMREHGREPMSFTHGDFDYGYLTRLALGPDGTRRFGRLSFAAHFDKFMYGRRGIESPPNEQALHPYRARFAAMFVRLRREHGVRFFLAHNMTVTPGNLDEVASVIRDCRAMDYGMFSFQPAAFLGDERRWKEEFREATPDAVWAEIERGAGTRLDHRVFENGDVRCNRTAYGFYTGRRWYPFLDGDDPRDLAVRDAFFRYFGRVTFTGTPPALLTARLLRVVARHPSTVVTGLRWLARTARRVGLLRLVRHRMRARPVTFVMHQFMDADVVAPAWEMMQRGEQAEDPGLRETQERLAACHYAMAHPEDGALVPACVQHAVLDPAENAALRTLLPIVGVRTTVDRSSGTSPKEKK
- a CDS encoding MauE/DoxX family redox-associated membrane protein codes for the protein MILRLVLGAVLAAMALGQLASFNAMPAVMTAYGLPSGAVSTALTVALIGAEAVTAFWFLARPRSRAAAPVWSYTGVAVVWAVLASQAFARGLVLDNCGCFGTYLAQPLRWYVLVEDALMLLYAWLLWRRLRRTRAASSPATARTERTLLENH
- a CDS encoding dihydrolipoyl dehydrogenase family protein gives rise to the protein MSTYDLVVIGGGSAGLTAARTAGRLGARVLLVERDRLGGDCLWTGCVPSKALLHVAADVQAARRAAAYGLPTVSGPADLAAAMGEVKRAIGAVEPHDSAGALAPFGVEVTRGAASFTDRRTLTAGGRKVFFRYALIATGSTPALVPVPGLAEAGPLTSDTVWELTALPRRLVVLGGGPIGCELGQAFARLGSQVTLVEAMDRLVPREEPRASQVLRERLEAEGATVLTGYRAEKVDAGAVHGPGGPLPYDTLLAVTGRRADTDGLGLEAAGVELTETGHVRTDGRLRTANHRIYAAGDVTGHSAFTHLGGTQGGAAAADALLGVRRPIDYRAVPWVTYTDPEIARVGLTTDEAREKYGDTARVHTLDNDRVDRAVADGRTEGFTTLVLGPRGKIVGATVVSPRAGETIAHPAAAVRLGWTPSDYARTVHPYPTYADGPWHTALADVHARLARGSGPIGALLKLRRAVLR
- a CDS encoding class I SAM-dependent methyltransferase; the protein is MNEQEWRRFIAAYHHAHPGITEQLFTLADTSPYAWLAEPLHGIEGTVLDLACGSAPTRAELPYAEWVGIDLSAAELAEAARLGRGPLVRAGADSLPTASTSVAGVCAAMCLPVLTPLPQVLEEVRRVLRPGGTLAALVPSQTGLTTSGMLGWLRVMTALRAVRQPWPSPQARDGLAALLRDAGFHVRSDERHVFTLAIDSADAAALLPDALYLPGLTPRRAEAAKRSLARWAAPGRRLELPLRRVVACLPTGQPSEEPI